The following proteins are encoded in a genomic region of Arcobacter suis CECT 7833:
- a CDS encoding S24 family peptidase, with the protein MLSERIKLVRKYLKCDTQKDFAELVNFPFSRVQDIERGKVKELKAIELEYLQENFLINSWWLITGKGEMLISETNELIKSNNNYNIDLLNVRAGAGEGIYNYVIETVDTISLDKSFFRTPINTNKVKGIQVDGDSMEPTLRDGDYVLIDENTTFGINGVYAIQLGGQIIIKRLQFKMDGTILIISDNTKYQSETFNPSENQLPFQVLGLKVLSIQR; encoded by the coding sequence ATGTTATCTGAAAGAATAAAATTAGTTAGAAAATACCTAAAATGCGATACTCAAAAAGATTTTGCAGAATTAGTAAATTTTCCTTTTTCTAGAGTTCAAGACATAGAAAGAGGTAAAGTAAAAGAGTTAAAAGCCATAGAATTAGAATATTTACAGGAAAATTTCCTTATTAATAGTTGGTGGTTAATAACAGGCAAAGGGGAAATGCTTATTTCAGAAACAAATGAACTAATAAAATCAAACAATAATTACAATATAGATTTATTGAATGTTAGAGCTGGAGCCGGAGAGGGAATATATAACTATGTAATTGAAACTGTTGATACTATCTCTTTAGATAAAAGCTTTTTTAGAACTCCTATTAATACTAACAAAGTAAAAGGTATTCAAGTAGATGGTGATAGTATGGAACCGACTTTAAGAGACGGTGATTATGTTCTAATAGATGAAAATACAACTTTTGGAATAAATGGAGTTTATGCTATCCAACTTGGAGGACAAATAATTATCAAAAGGCTTCAATTCAAAATGGATGGAACTATACTAATCATTTCAGATAACACAAAATATCAAAGTGAAACTTTTAACCCAAGTGAAAATCAACTACCTTTTCAGGTATTGGGTTTAAAAGTTTTAAGTATTCAAAGATAA
- a CDS encoding IS3 family transposase — MYLFINTRYIPTSEGWLYLATVIDLYSRKIVGWSMDETMKVSLVNDALKMALISRNPEKGLIWHTDRGSQYASYEHKDLLKRHGIIQSMSRKGNCHDNAVAESFFHTLKTELIHHEIYHTKEQAKRSIFEYIEVFYNRERSHSANNNLSPVEFEEKQKLLQKEIAA, encoded by the coding sequence ATATATCTTTTTATTAATACGCGTTATATTCCAACAAGTGAAGGATGGTTGTATCTTGCAACAGTTATTGATTTATATTCAAGAAAAATAGTTGGTTGGAGTATGGATGAAACAATGAAAGTTTCACTTGTAAATGATGCTTTAAAGATGGCTCTTATTTCAAGAAATCCAGAAAAAGGACTAATTTGGCATACAGATAGAGGAAGTCAATATGCTTCTTATGAACATAAAGATTTACTCAAAAGACATGGAATAATTCAAAGTATGAGTCGAAAAGGGAATTGTCATGATAATGCAGTTGCAGAAAGTTTTTTCCATACATTAAAAACAGAATTAATCCATCATGAAATTTATCATACAAAAGAACAAGCAAAAAGATCAATATTTGAATATATAGAAGTGTTTTATAATAGAGAAAGAAGTCATAGTGCAAATAACAATTTATCACCAGTAGAGTTTGAAGAAAAACAAAAATTGTTACAAAAAGAAATTGCTGCTTAG
- a CDS encoding DDE-type integrase/transposase/recombinase: MEFTEKNLTDKLGISQQAISNALKLTPCESKNIEGSAKPVKHYKFDDLPQRYKDKLEELGLAPKKKEEQTDISKANFTKTYLLATPDKQEIAIMRCKLIKFYLARKSNTNRMKWLKETLKNNIEFTCLGDVTERQLDTWLRKYKEAEAEGSNIVEIFIDKRGGAAGAGVKSLDEKTKEVAIAYFVKDSIINISEIHLNMKHKFGELMPSYDVLNRFYRDWKEKNPVFYEFAKSPDSAKNKYMPAIGNASEKAQYKNHYWELDSTPADIICADGKRYAIMAAIDVFTRRVVFHVSETSSAYSISQLLRKAILKLGIPENVVIDNGKDYTSNHFMSICYNLKINPVIVPPFSGDKKPHIERMFGTLSRQLFMQVPGFVGANVSQRAQIQARQSFAQKINSIEKWKKLNASRTEEEQKVIKDAWKIKKENLGLRLEVLKTADELQDLCDKWVLNIHEQEKHKSLGISPVAKWNRCPMTVKSIPDASMLNLLLGESIIRKIGKKGIAYDGLNYWHDDLIDHMGENAFILVPDDMGYIFVHKTDMTFIAIAEDPAHTGQSRAMAKRAAQRWTALTKHLDKMLHEAKSIADITIMDRIEAVKDRVETHTVAVTKRSEVIDAVIKNAPIIELADLKAMEKSNKYDFKNKDEEGLPAKVLPSGRPAFKTKIERFIWVLEHPEAINEKDEELMDKYPDLYEIAKSQAKVG; encoded by the coding sequence ATGGAATTTACTGAAAAAAATTTAACCGATAAATTAGGAATTTCTCAACAAGCTATTTCAAATGCTCTAAAACTAACTCCTTGTGAATCTAAAAATATAGAAGGAAGTGCAAAACCAGTCAAACACTATAAGTTTGATGATTTGCCTCAAAGATATAAAGATAAGCTCGAAGAGCTTGGACTTGCCCCAAAAAAAAAGGAAGAGCAAACCGACATTTCAAAAGCAAATTTTACAAAGACCTATTTATTGGCTACTCCTGATAAACAAGAGATAGCAATCATGCGATGTAAGCTGATTAAGTTTTATCTTGCACGAAAATCAAATACAAATAGGATGAAGTGGTTAAAAGAGACTTTAAAAAACAACATAGAGTTTACTTGTTTGGGTGATGTAACAGAGAGACAACTAGATACTTGGCTGAGAAAATATAAAGAGGCTGAGGCTGAGGGTAGCAATATAGTTGAAATTTTCATTGATAAAAGAGGAGGTGCTGCTGGAGCAGGAGTTAAAAGTTTAGATGAAAAGACCAAAGAGGTTGCTATTGCTTACTTTGTCAAAGATAGCATTATAAATATCTCTGAAATTCATCTAAATATGAAACATAAATTCGGTGAATTAATGCCATCTTATGATGTTTTAAATAGATTTTATCGTGATTGGAAAGAGAAAAATCCAGTTTTCTATGAATTTGCAAAAAGTCCTGATAGTGCAAAAAATAAATATATGCCTGCCATTGGAAATGCAAGTGAAAAAGCTCAATACAAAAATCATTATTGGGAGTTGGACTCAACACCTGCTGATATTATTTGTGCAGATGGAAAAAGATATGCAATTATGGCTGCAATTGATGTATTTACAAGAAGAGTTGTATTTCATGTATCTGAAACTTCAAGTGCATATAGTATTTCGCAACTTTTACGAAAAGCAATACTAAAACTTGGTATTCCTGAGAATGTAGTAATTGATAATGGAAAAGACTATACATCAAATCACTTCATGAGTATTTGTTATAACTTGAAAATAAACCCAGTTATCGTGCCACCTTTTAGTGGAGATAAAAAACCACATATTGAGCGAATGTTTGGAACTTTATCAAGGCAATTGTTTATGCAAGTGCCAGGATTTGTAGGAGCAAATGTATCTCAAAGAGCTCAAATACAAGCAAGACAATCTTTTGCACAAAAAATTAACTCCATTGAGAAATGGAAAAAGTTAAATGCCTCAAGAACTGAGGAAGAACAAAAAGTAATAAAAGATGCTTGGAAAATCAAGAAAGAAAACTTAGGGCTTAGGCTTGAAGTTCTTAAAACAGCTGATGAACTACAAGACTTATGTGATAAATGGGTTTTAAATATTCACGAGCAAGAAAAGCATAAAAGCTTAGGTATTAGTCCAGTTGCAAAATGGAATAGATGTCCTATGACTGTTAAATCAATACCAGATGCAAGTATGTTGAATCTATTGTTAGGCGAAAGTATTATCAGAAAGATTGGTAAAAAAGGTATTGCATACGATGGGCTTAACTATTGGCATGATGATTTAATAGATCACATGGGTGAGAATGCTTTTATATTAGTTCCTGATGATATGGGTTATATCTTTGTCCATAAAACAGATATGACTTTTATAGCAATTGCTGAAGACCCAGCACATACAGGTCAAAGTAGAGCAATGGCAAAAAGAGCAGCACAAAGATGGACCGCTCTTACAAAACATCTTGACAAGATGCTACATGAAGCTAAAAGTATTGCTGATATTACCATCATGGATAGGATTGAAGCTGTTAAAGATAGAGTTGAAACTCATACAGTTGCTGTTACAAAACGAAGTGAAGTGATAGATGCAGTTATAAAAAATGCACCAATTATTGAACTTGCAGATTTAAAAGCAATGGAAAAATCAAATAAATATGATTTCAAAAATAAAGATGAAGAGGGACTTCCTGCAAAAGTACTTCCAAGTGGAAGACCAGCATTTAAAACAAAAATAGAGAGGTTTATTTGGGTACTTGAACATCCTGAAGCAATAAATGAAAAAGACGAAGAGCTAATGGATAAATACCCAGATTTATATGAGATTGCAAAATCTCAAGCAAAAGTAGGATAG
- a CDS encoding ATP-binding protein, whose product MQHRFIQTTNFMLCLEAMRELSRLPRDMEKMGLFYGNAGRGKSLIIEKLAIDEGAALVRTLGSWTPKQMMIDICEALEIEDTGTTSTLQHRIIDELTLSKRILIIDEVDTLFMNGKKQLLLMLRDIHDMAKTPIILTGMEQCDKMFKRDTHYYERFSRKVKMGDTTQHDIKQLCLNADITIEDDLVEHFFTRYGNFRPVKVLLNALEEYCENNDLSSASLNTFKASGVEKINAK is encoded by the coding sequence ATGCAACATAGATTTATACAAACAACAAACTTTATGCTTTGTTTGGAAGCAATGAGAGAGTTATCAAGGCTTCCACGAGATATGGAAAAAATGGGTCTGTTTTATGGAAATGCAGGGCGAGGTAAATCACTTATTATTGAGAAGTTAGCAATAGATGAGGGTGCTGCTTTGGTACGAACATTAGGAAGTTGGACTCCAAAACAAATGATGATAGATATTTGTGAAGCTTTGGAGATAGAAGATACGGGAACTACTTCAACCTTACAACATCGAATTATTGATGAACTAACTTTGAGTAAAAGAATATTGATAATAGATGAAGTTGATACTTTATTTATGAACGGTAAAAAACAACTTCTTTTAATGTTAAGAGATATTCACGATATGGCAAAAACTCCAATTATTCTAACTGGAATGGAACAATGTGACAAAATGTTTAAAAGAGACACTCACTACTATGAGAGATTTTCAAGAAAAGTAAAAATGGGTGATACAACACAGCATGATATAAAACAGCTTTGTTTGAATGCTGATATAACAATCGAGGATGATTTAGTTGAACATTTTTTCACTAGATATGGAAATTTTAGACCCGTAAAAGTACTTTTAAATGCACTTGAAGAGTATTGTGAAAACAACGATTTATCAAGTGCTAGTTTGAATACTTTTAAGGCAAGTGGAGTGGAGAAAATCAATGCCAAATAA
- the rpsJ gene encoding 30S ribosomal protein S10, translated as MEKIRLKLKAYDHRVLDRSVASIVEAVKRTGADLRGPIPLPTKIRRYTVIKGPHVNKDSREQFEIRVHSRIIDIIAATPDTVDSLMKLDLAPEVDVEVRSMGQE; from the coding sequence ATGGAAAAGATTAGATTAAAGCTTAAGGCTTATGATCATAGAGTTTTAGACAGAAGTGTTGCTTCAATTGTTGAAGCCGTTAAAAGAACTGGTGCTGATTTAAGAGGTCCAATCCCTCTTCCTACAAAAATCAGAAGATATACAGTTATTAAAGGTCCTCACGTAAATAAGGATTCTAGAGAGCAATTTGAAATCAGAGTTCATTCAAGAATTATTGATATTATAGCTGCAACTCCAGATACTGTAGATTCGTTAATGAAACTTGACTTAGCTCCTGAAGTTGATGTTGAAGTTAGATCTATGGGTCAAGAATAA
- a CDS encoding putative phage abortive infection protein, producing MEENDKDKRFFNKIYLKISNALKDEDQTIKGLFYIFCVAIAFIGTIFLIEIGSIIIGNFIEIKNSEEVTTIGIKAVEEVTTMGIKDVVEILGPFGDFFGGMLNPILTFCSFMALLMTIILQQKELKLTREQVEISVKELGETRKATEISSEALLEQSKSLKTQNFENTFFNMINLHNNSLSNIKVEKENFKITPRETSNSFNYIFEKRVEGREVINHIFFNFLKFQKEFAEFYSPKKTSVIFEDFIGYFSFDINHYFRNIYQILKFIDNSYISNKKIYSNILRAQLSSTELGMLFFNSICKNGNEKLLPLLIKYEFLEHTIFDNKIIEFLSIDIEDCIIRTKELNKEFPINKIFGDNIYWKKYINDSYTSINKVDSKEFSFFEEQQ from the coding sequence TTGGAAGAAAATGATAAAGATAAAAGATTTTTTAATAAAATCTATTTAAAGATTTCAAATGCGTTAAAAGATGAAGATCAAACTATAAAAGGTTTATTTTATATTTTTTGCGTAGCTATTGCTTTTATTGGAACTATATTTTTAATTGAAATTGGATCTATTATAATTGGGAATTTTATCGAAATAAAAAATAGTGAAGAAGTTACAACAATAGGAATTAAAGCTGTTGAAGAAGTTACAACAATGGGAATTAAAGATGTAGTAGAAATATTAGGTCCATTTGGAGATTTTTTTGGAGGAATGCTAAATCCTATATTAACTTTTTGTTCTTTCATGGCACTTTTAATGACTATAATACTGCAACAAAAAGAACTAAAACTTACAAGAGAACAAGTAGAAATTTCAGTAAAAGAATTAGGGGAAACAAGAAAAGCGACAGAAATTTCATCAGAAGCTTTACTAGAACAATCAAAATCTTTAAAAACTCAAAACTTTGAAAATACATTTTTTAATATGATCAATTTGCACAATAACTCACTTTCAAACATAAAAGTAGAAAAAGAAAACTTTAAGATTACACCTAGAGAAACCTCAAATTCTTTTAATTATATATTTGAAAAAAGAGTAGAAGGCAGAGAAGTTATAAATCATATATTTTTTAATTTTCTAAAATTCCAAAAGGAATTTGCTGAATTTTATAGCCCAAAAAAAACTTCTGTTATTTTTGAAGATTTTATTGGTTATTTTAGTTTTGATATTAATCATTATTTTAGGAATATTTACCAAATATTGAAATTTATAGATAATAGTTATATAAGCAATAAAAAAATTTATTCAAACATTTTAAGAGCCCAATTATCATCTACAGAATTAGGAATGCTTTTTTTTAATTCTATATGTAAAAATGGTAATGAAAAACTATTGCCTCTTTTAATTAAATACGAATTCTTAGAACATACTATTTTTGATAATAAAATTATAGAATTTTTATCAATTGATATTGAAGATTGCATTATAAGAACTAAGGAATTAAACAAAGAATTTCCTATAAATAAAATTTTTGGTGATAATATATATTGGAAAAAGTATATTAATGACTCTTATACTTCTATAAATAAAGTTGATTCGAAGGAATTCTCATTCTTTGAAGAGCAACAATAA
- a CDS encoding NAD(P)/FAD-dependent oxidoreductase — MKRDIIIIGAGIMGLTTAYELLKAGRKVTIIDESDITDSTSFGNAGLLSAFDKGPLANPGIVFNTLKLMLKGESPVNIHPTLDIKIYKWLWKFVNSANKDRLKRTLALFEKYGHISNDLYEKMQNVDGLDFDFHRKGMLSVFTEQSSYDKKLLDYAIKNDDIFEVIEKNKIKDFIPCVTDDVKGVIHFKRNTHFDPKRVMLELKRYLKENGAEFILNERIMNIEYGNKEIKSISSALNTYEADTYIMSTGYQTLLADKLKQNLMMTPAKGYSLTFTMPKELQPITSTLFADLFIVMTPRRDDIRITSKLEIGSIDHRVVKEQIESIKENFKKYTIPFEMENIIEWTGFRPLTPNDMPLIGRDEKYKNLIYGMGLGWLGMTFGPALATILKDLIINDLENKNSDDILLFSGFYQGKY, encoded by the coding sequence ATGAAACGAGACATTATAATTATTGGTGCAGGGATTATGGGTTTAACAACTGCATACGAACTTCTTAAGGCTGGTAGGAAAGTTACTATTATAGATGAAAGTGACATAACTGATTCAACTTCTTTTGGTAATGCTGGTTTATTATCTGCATTTGACAAAGGACCTCTTGCTAATCCTGGAATTGTATTTAACACTTTAAAACTTATGCTCAAAGGTGAATCACCTGTTAATATACACCCTACTTTAGATATTAAAATATACAAATGGCTTTGGAAGTTTGTTAATAGTGCAAACAAAGATAGATTAAAAAGAACATTAGCCTTATTTGAGAAGTATGGGCATATCTCTAATGACTTATATGAGAAGATGCAGAATGTTGATGGATTAGACTTTGACTTTCATAGAAAGGGTATGTTATCTGTTTTTACAGAGCAAAGTAGTTATGATAAAAAGTTACTTGACTATGCCATTAAAAATGATGATATATTTGAAGTAATAGAGAAAAATAAAATAAAAGATTTCATACCTTGTGTAACTGATGATGTAAAGGGTGTAATTCATTTTAAACGAAATACTCACTTTGACCCAAAAAGAGTTATGCTTGAGCTAAAAAGATATTTAAAAGAAAATGGTGCTGAGTTTATATTAAACGAAAGAATAATGAATATTGAATATGGAAATAAAGAAATAAAATCAATTAGTTCTGCACTAAATACTTATGAAGCTGATACATACATAATGTCAACAGGTTATCAAACACTTTTAGCTGATAAACTAAAACAAAATCTAATGATGACTCCAGCTAAAGGTTATAGTCTAACATTTACAATGCCTAAAGAATTACAGCCTATTACTTCAACACTATTTGCTGATTTATTTATTGTTATGACACCTAGACGAGATGATATAAGAATTACTTCTAAATTAGAAATTGGCTCAATAGATCATAGAGTAGTAAAAGAACAAATAGAGAGTATAAAAGAAAACTTCAAAAAATATACTATTCCTTTTGAAATGGAAAATATTATTGAATGGACTGGATTTAGACCTTTAACACCTAATGATATGCCTTTAATTGGAAGAGATGAAAAATATAAGAATCTAATCTATGGAATGGGTTTAGGTTGGCTTGGTATGACATTTGGTCCAGCACTTGCAACTATATTAAAAGATTTAATTATTAATGATTTAGAGAATAAAAACAGTGATGATATTCTTTTATTTTCTGGCTTTTATCAAGGTAAATATTAG
- a CDS encoding AAA family ATPase, producing the protein MKMFNFLKGNTLVKEDFSLDEKVEYIKDFLYSNSVTLIYSPPKKGKTWLGYGITTTLAKRSDIRRIIYVDMDNGLSSLAERKIDDKLINHPKIEYVSRAKISCSPIEYLRQIDEEAKRDNYKDVTFVFETTKDFVDTDSKSQSEEFMKIIMRIRDAGATVIIMHHATKSGNTISGVQVFINSPDNVYEMTQKAREENMLHFMLNVTYSRNLVKDIGVSVNTKTLELTKLDEVYSTMSEYEENFVRKAKEILNKNPDGLGQTELLNQIGYEKTDKTARDTLDKFTDKFWSKYQEKKGKPITYTSI; encoded by the coding sequence ATGAAAATGTTTAATTTTTTAAAAGGAAATACTTTAGTTAAAGAAGATTTTTCTTTGGATGAAAAAGTAGAATATATTAAAGATTTTTTATACTCTAATAGTGTAACCCTGATATATTCTCCTCCCAAAAAAGGTAAAACATGGCTTGGATATGGAATTACTACAACTTTGGCGAAAAGAAGTGATATAAGAAGAATAATTTATGTAGACATGGATAATGGTCTTAGCTCTTTGGCTGAGAGAAAAATAGATGATAAGTTAATAAATCATCCTAAAATTGAATATGTTAGTCGTGCGAAGATTAGTTGCTCTCCAATAGAATATTTAAGACAAATAGATGAGGAAGCAAAGAGAGATAATTATAAAGATGTGACTTTTGTATTTGAAACTACAAAGGATTTTGTAGATACAGATAGTAAAAGTCAATCTGAAGAGTTTATGAAAATTATCATGAGAATAAGAGATGCAGGTGCAACTGTTATCATAATGCATCATGCAACAAAATCAGGAAATACAATATCAGGAGTTCAAGTATTCATAAACTCTCCTGATAATGTTTATGAAATGACTCAAAAAGCTAGAGAAGAAAATATGTTGCATTTTATGTTAAATGTAACATACTCACGAAATCTTGTAAAAGATATTGGAGTGAGTGTAAATACTAAAACCTTAGAACTTACAAAACTTGATGAAGTTTATTCAACCATGAGTGAATATGAAGAAAACTTTGTAAGAAAAGCAAAAGAGATTCTAAATAAAAATCCTGATGGATTAGGACAAACAGAACTTTTAAATCAAATTGGATATGAAAAAACAGATAAAACTGCAAGGGATACTTTGGATAAGTTTACCGATAAATTTTGGAGTAAATACCAAGAAAAGAAAGGTAAACCTATAACTTATACTTCAATTTAG
- a CDS encoding glycoside hydrolase family 108 protein, whose product MSENQTNKGFFDEAFTTVLKIEKGYVNSKFDNGGETKFGISKKTYPELDIANLTLEKAKTIYFYDFWNCDLLRLSNIKDKEIAIELFDTSVNMGQDDAGLFLQTALNHINRNQRIYKDLPTTGYIGSMTLAALEIVLKRGEKQKLLKALNGEQYRKYVKIIEKNPEQEMNFVGWLERV is encoded by the coding sequence ATGAGTGAGAATCAAACTAATAAAGGCTTTTTTGATGAAGCTTTTACAACAGTTCTAAAAATTGAAAAAGGTTATGTAAATAGCAAGTTTGATAATGGTGGTGAGACAAAGTTTGGGATAAGTAAGAAAACTTATCCTGAGCTTGATATTGCAAATCTTACTTTGGAAAAAGCAAAAACTATTTACTTTTATGACTTTTGGAATTGTGACCTTTTGAGATTATCAAATATCAAAGATAAAGAGATTGCAATTGAGCTGTTTGATACAAGTGTGAATATGGGACAAGATGATGCAGGACTATTTCTACAAACTGCTTTAAATCATATAAATCGAAATCAAAGGATTTATAAAGATTTACCAACAACAGGTTATATCGGTTCTATGACTTTAGCTGCTTTAGAGATAGTTCTTAAAAGAGGTGAAAAGCAAAAGCTTTTAAAAGCTCTGAATGGAGAGCAATATAGAAAGTATGTGAAGATTATAGAAAAAAATCCTGAGCAAGAAATGAATTTTGTTGGCTGGTTGGAAAGGGTTTAA
- a CDS encoding phage protein GemA/Gp16 family protein, producing MTDRQKTYKKSLIQKIQVVKHNVFTDDEMRKEFMLSRFGVDSTTKLSIDELKLLLDFCNRKVSDIPMLNRNTRIEDMITDEQIEKIRVVWKEKARDKSEEALMKFACKIAKYKASRIDDFKLREAQKIIVALQRMRIPSNQLYL from the coding sequence ATGACAGATAGACAAAAAACTTATAAGAAAAGCCTTATTCAAAAAATTCAAGTAGTTAAGCATAATGTGTTTACAGACGATGAAATGAGAAAAGAGTTTATGCTCTCAAGGTTTGGAGTTGATAGTACAACTAAGTTAAGTATAGATGAACTAAAACTACTTCTTGATTTTTGCAATAGAAAAGTAAGTGATATTCCTATGTTAAATCGTAATACAAGAATAGAAGATATGATAACTGATGAACAAATTGAAAAGATAAGAGTTGTTTGGAAAGAAAAAGCTAGAGATAAAAGTGAAGAGGCTTTAATGAAATTTGCTTGTAAAATAGCAAAATATAAAGCCTCTAGGATAGATGATTTTAAACTAAGAGAAGCTCAAAAGATTATTGTTGCTCTTCAAAGAATGAGAATTCCTTCGAATCAACTTTATTTATAG
- a CDS encoding DUF3164 family protein — protein sequence MPKVNGAGQWCNKEGVYVHKDMVTIDKQLEDDVVERLTAGAIDLQVLLLRFKTQAFEECYGFVDLLRQKYNMERITSKSGTVTLKSFDGTKVVEIQVAKLISFDQKLSLAKEKIDEYLTLKTNGADAEIQTLITRVFDVKNGKVDAKQILSLKSYPIQHVLWKEAMTMIDDATEIAGTKSYIRFKHRKNGEVDGALENIVLDLAGLEIAVEDKKLVTGEQV from the coding sequence ATGCCTAAAGTAAATGGAGCTGGGCAATGGTGCAATAAGGAAGGTGTTTATGTACATAAAGACATGGTGACTATTGATAAGCAACTTGAAGATGATGTTGTTGAAAGATTAACAGCAGGTGCAATTGACTTACAAGTTCTTTTATTAAGATTTAAAACTCAAGCTTTTGAGGAGTGTTATGGATTTGTAGATTTACTTCGACAAAAGTACAACATGGAGCGAATCACTTCAAAGAGTGGAACTGTTACATTAAAGTCTTTTGATGGAACAAAAGTAGTTGAAATTCAAGTTGCAAAACTTATATCTTTTGACCAAAAACTAAGTCTTGCAAAAGAAAAGATTGATGAGTATTTAACTCTTAAAACAAACGGAGCTGATGCTGAAATTCAAACATTAATCACAAGAGTATTTGATGTAAAGAATGGAAAAGTTGATGCAAAACAAATCCTGAGTTTAAAATCTTATCCAATTCAACATGTACTTTGGAAAGAAGCTATGACTATGATTGATGATGCTACAGAGATTGCAGGAACAAAATCATATATCAGATTTAAACATAGAAAAAATGGTGAAGTTGATGGAGCTTTAGAAAATATAGTTTTAGATTTAGCAGGTTTAGAAATAGCAGTTGAAGATAAAAAGCTGGTAACAGGAGAGCAAGTATGA
- a CDS encoding DUF7220 family protein: protein MQSKKDTHKEVLLNNVLGVLIGLITMRIMLPLIEGLSFETRSIIIVTVMFCLSYTRGYAIRRFFNKRLMS from the coding sequence ATGCAATCTAAAAAAGACACACACAAAGAAGTACTTCTAAACAATGTTTTAGGAGTGCTTATAGGTTTAATAACTATGAGAATAATGCTTCCTTTAATAGAGGGTTTGAGTTTTGAAACACGAAGTATTATCATAGTTACAGTTATGTTTTGCCTTAGTTATACACGAGGCTATGCAATAAGAAGATTTTTTAATAAAAGGTTAATGTCCTGA
- a CDS encoding putative phage abortive infection protein: MFTIKLQSKELKNSTEELAKSSEALTEQSKSLQLQNFENTFFNMINLHNEIIKNISLEVKEKHPDFDFDGRETYYYSILNKKVALIEDKPYYGKNVISKLFEILNIYIKDNIKTKDIFVLYNHFHYEYDDIISHYFRNVYQILKFINKQEILKDINKNKELENQKFYTNILRAQFSSIEFAFLFMNSIYKSDNKLFPLLVKFEFLEPLNIILQYTNPRKPSESIFKSPYLHESYAFEAINKCIKDTTDIENENYPKNKIFGSNYHMKKYINYLNTSSQEQQ, translated from the coding sequence TTGTTTACGATCAAACTTCAAAGTAAAGAATTAAAAAACTCAACTGAAGAACTTGCAAAATCATCGGAGGCATTAACAGAACAATCAAAATCATTACAACTACAAAACTTTGAAAATACTTTTTTTAATATGATAAATTTACATAATGAAATTATAAAAAATATTTCTTTAGAAGTTAAAGAAAAGCATCCAGATTTTGACTTTGATGGAAGAGAAACATACTATTACAGTATTCTAAATAAAAAAGTTGCCTTAATTGAAGACAAGCCTTATTATGGTAAGAATGTTATCTCAAAACTATTTGAAATATTAAATATTTATATAAAGGATAATATAAAAACAAAAGATATTTTTGTATTATATAATCACTTCCACTATGAATATGATGATATTATAAGTCACTATTTTAGAAATGTTTATCAAATATTAAAATTTATAAATAAACAAGAAATACTGAAAGATATAAACAAAAATAAGGAATTAGAAAATCAAAAATTTTATACTAATATATTAAGAGCACAATTCTCAAGTATAGAATTTGCTTTTCTATTTATGAACTCTATATATAAATCGGATAATAAATTATTTCCTTTACTTGTTAAATTTGAATTCTTAGAACCATTAAATATAATACTTCAATATACTAATCCTAGAAAACCTAGTGAATCAATATTTAAATCGCCTTATCTACATGAATCATATGCATTTGAAGCTATTAATAAATGTATAAAAGATACTACTGATATAGAAAATGAAAACTATCCAAAAAATAAAATATTTGGTTCAAATTATCATATGAAAAAATATATTAACTATCTTAATACATCCTCTCAAGAGCAACAATAA